Part of the Acidobacteriota bacterium genome is shown below.
CCGGCCCCCCCCGCGCCCCCCCCGCCCCCCCCGGGGGGGGGGGCCCGCGCCCCCCGCCGCCCCGGGGCGGGGGGGGCCGCCCCCCCCCCCCCCGCGCCGGGTTGACCCCGCCCGACACCGCGTCGCTGGCGTCGAACCTCGGCCTGCCAACCGGGGCGGTCGATCAGGCGCTCCGCCTGCTGGCCAGGCAACGGGCGGTCGTGAGGCTCGACACGCAGTGGTTCGCGACGAGCGCGCTCGCGCGATTGAAGGACGAGATGGCGGAACTGAAGGCGGTGCCCGGGGCGCGGGTCGACGTGGCGTCGTTCAAGGAGCGCTACGGCGTGAGCCGGAAGTTCGCGATTCCGCTGCTGGAGTATCTGGACCGCGAGCGTGTGACGCGGCGGGTGGGCGATAGTCGGATCGTCCTATGAG
Proteins encoded:
- a CDS encoding SelB C-terminal domain-containing protein; this translates as MTPPDTASLASNLGLPTGAVDQALRLLARQRAVVRLDTQWFATSALARLKDEMAELKAVPGARVDVASFKERYGVSRKFAIPLLEYLDRERVTRRVGDSRIVL